From the Glandiceps talaboti chromosome 12, keGlaTala1.1, whole genome shotgun sequence genome, one window contains:
- the LOC144443532 gene encoding sugar transporter SWEET1-like — translation MSAPYWKLTHFIRKIISYIHTMDELYWVSWACLVFTVGMFAAGIPSCLQIVRRRSTQDVPFLPFLATDLNNILWCYYGLMIRDSTILLVNTIGSCIQTLCMIVYLYYSGEKVKIMRQMFYAFVGVMSFLMYLNVYDLSPDRFINQLGLAASAVTIAMYASPLAQMKEVLVSRTTRSMSFPLSVATFIASSLWTLYGFLLNDMYVSLPNVPGIITSIVRFYLFYLYPRSSSEVVHPI, via the exons ATGTCGGCGCCATATTGGAAATTGACCCATTTTATCAGAAAAATTATCAGCTATATACA TACCATGGACGAACTTTACTGGGTATCATGGGCATGTTTAGTGTTTACCGTTGGGATGTTTGCCGCGGGCAT CCCATCGTGTCTGCAAATAGTCAGAAGAAGAAGTACACAAGATGTTCCATTTTTACCCTTCCTTGCAACAGACCTTAA caACATTTTATGGTGCTATTATGGGCTAATGATTAGAGACTCTACAATTCTGCTAGTTAATACAATAGGAAGTTGTATACAAACACTTTGtatgatagtttatttatattattcagGAGAAAAG GTAAAAATAATGCGGCAGATGTTTTATGCATTTGTCGGTGTAATGAGCTTTTTGATGTACCTAAATGTTTATGATCTCTCACCGGATCGATTTATTAATCAGCTTGGATTGGCTGCAAGTGCAGTTACCATAGCAATGTATGCTTCACCTCTAGCTCAAATG AAGGAAGTTCTTGTCAGTAGGACTACCAGATCGATGTCATTTCCACTTTCTGTGGCTACTTTTATTGCTTCCTCCCTATGGACACTGTATGGCTTCCTTCTCAATGACATGTATGTCAGT TTACCGAACGTTCCAGGCATCATTACAAGTATTGTACGTTTTTATCTCTTCTATTTGTATCCACGTTCATCATCTGAGGTAGTTCACCCAATCTAG
- the LOC144443672 gene encoding sulfotransferase 1C4-like: MSANEEAFKPGENHVYNGVVFPSSVPASTLEALKNFEVREDDVFIATYPKSGTTMMQEMLSLIYNDCDVSKIKDVPLYLRMPFLENDIVTPDGKMVPVYPMVNQMPSPRVIKTHLPYELTPPKVFEKKVKVIYVSRNPKDTAVSYYHFHHWNNMLQTIEKWDDFVERFVEGKVAWGSWFDHVLGYWNHRNDGNILFLQFADLKKDLPGQVRKIADFLGKPLTEEQIKIVSDWCSFENMSKHPNSNLSCIPKQFYNANAGPFMRKGSVGGWTDTFTPAQNDKLNALYDEKMKDSGLDFPMK; encoded by the exons ATGAGTGCCAACGAAGAAGCGTTCAAGCCAGGCGAAAACCACGTTTACAATGGCGTGGTTTTCCCTTCAAGTGTGCCAGCGTCGACACTAGAAGCACTGAAGAACTTTGAAGTTCGTGAAGACGATGTATTCATTGCGACCTATCCAAAATCAG GTACAACAATGATGCAGGAAATGCTGTCTCTCATTTACAATGACTGTGACGTCAGCAAGATCAAAGACGTGCCGCTATACCTGCGAATGCCATTTTTGGAAAATGACATAGTGACACCAGACGGTAAGATGGTTCCAGTTTATCCCATGGTCAATCAGATGCCCTCTCCACGAGTTATCAAAACCCATCTTCCGTATGAACTCACACCACCAAAAGTCTTTGAAAAGAAAGTGAAG GTTATCTATGTATCACGTAATCCCAAAGACACAGCAGTCTCATACTATCATTTTCACCACTGGAATAATATGCTTCAGACCATCGAGAAATGGGACGACTTTGTAGAGAGGTTTGTAGAGGGAAAAG TGGCCTGGGGTTCATGGTTTGACCACGTGCTTGGATACTGGAACCATCGGAATGATGGAAACATCCTTTTCTTACAGTTTGCAGATCTGAAAAAG GATTTGCCAGGACAAGTACGAAAAATTGCCGATTTCCTTGGAAAACCATTGACTGAAGAACAAATAAAGATAGTGAGTGACTGGTGCAGCTTTGAAAATATGAGCAAACATCCCAACTCTAATCTCAGCTGTATACCCAAACAATTCTATAATGCCAATGCTGGGCCCTTCATGAGGAAAG GCTCTGTTGGTGGATGGACAGATACATTTACTCCAGCTCAAAACGATAAGTTGAATGCCCTCTACGATGAAAAAATGAAAGACTCCGGGCTGGATTTCCCTATGAAATAA